The DNA segment AAGTGTGAAGACTTCAGCGCGAAGCCCTCGTCGAGCACGGTCTTGTCCCCGGTGAGACCTCGACCACCCGATCGAGTCCGAGCCTTGAACCTGACCTCGCCACCATTCGGCCTGCCGTTGCCCTTGCGTAGTTCGATGCGCTCCCGGCCCTCGGGACGATAGATGCGCTCGACCTGGCGCTCAAGGAATGAATGCGTCTCGATAAGTTCCACAAGGTCGCGGAAGGACTGGCTCGATGTTGAGACCTCGTGTGCCGACCAGACCACCAGCGGCAGCTGCATGAGGAACGTGAACCCGAGATCAATCTGCTTCAGTGCGCCCGTCTTGATGTTCTGGCGAGGCCCGATAATGACAACCTCGAAAGCGGCGGGCCTGTCGTCCTTCATCGCGAACGTTGCATCGAGAATGAGCCGCTGCGGGCCGTCCGGGGCGAACCCCACCTCGGTGCAGAGGTCGGCTACTTCCCCGCCGAGCGTGTAGTCCCAGTCCGGGACCGTCATCCATGTTGGCTTGAGGAATGATGCGACGGTCACGCGCCCGCCATCTTGTCCGCCACGACCAACCGCAGACGCTCCAGCGGATCAGCCTCGACTGTGGCCCGGCTCATCGCGTCACCCAGTGCGGCGCGATGCTCGCGAACCAGCGCAGCGAGGCCGGCGCCCGTGTCAAGCGCTCCACTGTCGATACGGCGAGCGAGTACCAGCGCCGCAATGCCCGCGGGGTCGTCGGTCAACTTGGCGCCAGCGAGCGCCGCCCGAGTTGACGACTCAAGCGTCTCTTGCTCTTGGTCGATCGGTGCTGGCAGTTCAGCGAGGGCCAATTTGTGCGGCGCCCGCCGTGCGATGTCGCGCTTACGCGGCGGAGAGCAGTTCTCACACTTCGTCCGGGGTCGCCCAGCACCCTTCGGGGGCTTCAACTTTGCTCCGCAGTCGGCGCAGTTTCGACCAGGCATCCGACCACACCTCTCAAGAGTTTGCGAACGAGGGCCGCGCAATCCCTAGAAGGTCGCGTGAAATAACGCCGCCGGGCGGGGTCGTGCGTGTGAGCTTTTCCGCGATCTTCACCCCGCCCCCCGGGTTGTTCACCAGTTGCGCGACGCGTTGCGGATCGCTGAGCGCTTGCGGTTGCCGTATGTCGCACCGCGACTGGCGTTGCATTGTCCGCACGCCACCACCCACAGGCTTTCGTCTAACGCCAGGGTTGAGGCACGGTCCACTTCGATGAGATGGTCGACTGTCGCCTTACGCGGATGTCGCGTCGGCA comes from the Hyphomicrobiales bacterium genome and includes:
- a CDS encoding HNH endonuclease, with protein sequence MTDPRRTNRYRVRRAQFIKVSAMVCHWCGAQVFDTVPTRHPRKATVDHLIEVDRASTLALDESLWVVACGQCNASRGATYGNRKRSAIRNASRNW